From one Chanodichthys erythropterus isolate Z2021 chromosome 3, ASM2448905v1, whole genome shotgun sequence genomic stretch:
- the hdac5 gene encoding histone deacetylase 5 isoform X5 encodes MIRQEAVDVKTLLPSGMQSPVGGGGDQGGGSGGPVDLRTDPRLSALSTVDPALREKQLQHELLLLKQQQELQKQLLFAEFQKQHEVLTRQHEVQLQEHLKQQQEILAAKRQQELEQKRKLEQQRHEEMEKQRLEQQLIMLRNKEKGKESAIASTEVKLKLQEFLLSKKEPGPGGLNHSFPQKCWGAHHTSLEQSSPPQSNTPGTPPSYKLPPLLGSYEGKDDFPLRKTASEPNLKVRSRLKQKVAERRSSPLLRRKDGTVISTFKKRAIEISVSSMCSSAPGSGPSSPNSSNCAIAENGSSGSVPNIHAEQLRSLHQSLTGDGTPSPLTLYTSPSLPNISLGLPANAHITAPQKLGAQQEAERQTIQSLRQGGALTGKFISTSSLPACLPTGSPHDPEPPSASNSHSSHSSLLQHVLLLEQARQQSALLAVPMYGQSPLVTGERVSNSMRTVNKLPRHRPLSRTQSAPLPQTPQALQHLVMQQQHQHFLEKQKHYQLNKVEEAVMILSKGAELPRQPPTHPEETEEELTETTEMQDERGEAPDHVREGLHKDSSGETTPPSERLVPLKGESTESDLEEDDDEDEAIELRECDEEGAPYGQYLDQQHVQQLNVFQASLSITGMPHRPLGRAQSSPVTSSLKAAPLNEVPIKHLFTTGLVYDTFMLKHQCMCGNTNIHPEHAGRIQSVWSRLQETGLLGRCERIRGRKATLDEIQTVHSEYHTLLYGTSPLNRQKLDSKKLLGPISQKMYAVLPCGGIGVDSDTVWNEMHSSGAVRMAVGCVIELAFKVAAGELKNGFAVVRPPGHHAEESTAMGFCFFNSVAITAKLLQQKLGVGKILIIDWDIHHGNGTQQAFYNDPNVLYISLHRYDDGNFFPGSGAPEEVGVGPGEGFNVNIAWTGGVEPPMGDVEYLTAFRTVVMPIANEFSPDVVLVSAGFDAVEGHQSPLGGYNVTAKCFGHLTKQLMKLAGGRVVLALEGGHDLTAICDASESCVAALLGDELDPLPLTVLQQKPCPKATASLERVIEIQSKHWTSLQRLAPTVGQSLLDAQRREKDEADTLTAMASLTVDNDQQTTSTETSRSAEEPMEEEPVL; translated from the exons CCGTGGACGTGAAGACTTTGTTACCATCTGGGATGCAGAGCCCGGTGGGAGGCGGAGGAGATCAGGGCGGAGGTAGCGGAGGCCCGGTGGACCTGCGTACAGACCCGCGTCTGAGCGCGCTGAGCACAGTGGACCCGGCGCTGAGAGAAAAACAGCTTCAGCACGAGCTGCTCTTACTCAAACAACAGCAAGAGCTCCAGAAACAGCTGCTGTTCGCAGAGTTCCAGAAGCAGCATGAAGTTTTGACACGCCAACATGAAGTGCAGCTACAGGAACATCTTAAG CAACAGCAGGAGATCCTTGCCGCAAAGCGTCAGCAGGAGCTGGAGCAGAAGAGAAAGTTGGAACAGCAGCGTCACGAAGAGATGGAGAAGCAGAGATTAGAACAACAGCTGATCATGCTACGGAACAAAGAGAAGGGCAAAGAGa GTGCCATCGCCAGTACTGAGGTCAAACTGAAACTGCAGGAGTTCCTGTTGAGCAAAAAGGAACCCGGCCCCGGTGGTCTCAACCATTCCTTCCCCCAGAAGTGCTG GGGGGCTCACCACACGTCCCTGGAGCAGAGCTCCCCTCCACAGAGCAACACACCGGGCACACCGCCCTCCTACAAACTTCCCCCGCTGTTAGGGTCCTATGAGGGCAAGGATGACTTCCCTCTCCGTAAGACCG CCTCTGAGCCCAATCTGAAGGTACGTTCACGGTTAAAACAGAAGGTGGCTGAGAGGAGGAGCAGCCCACTGCTTAGACGGAAAGATGGTACTGTGATCAGCACCTTCAAGAAAAGGGCAATTGAGATCTCAG TGTCCTCTATGTGCAGCAGTGCCCCTGGCTCGGGTCCCAGTTCTCCGAACAGCTCTAACTGTGCCATTGCCGAGAATGGCTCCAGCGGATCCGTCCCGAACATCCACGCTGAG CAATTGCGTTCTCTGCATCAGTCTTTGACTGGAGATGGGACACCAAGTCCCCTTACCCTTTACACATCTCCATCTCTGCCCAACATCTCTCTGGGACTGCCTGCCAACGCACACATCACA GCCCCCCAGAAACTTGGTGCCCAGCAGGAGGCAGAGCGGCAGACAATCCAGAGTTTGCGTCAAGGTGGGGCACTGACAGGGAAGTTCATCAGCACATCGTCCCTGCCAGCGTGCCTTCCCACCGGGTCACCCCATGACCCCGAGCCCCCTTCCGCCTCTAATAGCCACAGTAGCCATTCCTCGCTGCTCCAGCACGTCCTACTCTTGGAGCAGGCTCGTCAACAGAGTGCACTTCTCGCAG TTCCCATGTATGGACAGTCTCCGCTGGTAACGGGTGAGCGGGTGTCCAACAGCATGCGTACAGTGAATAAGTTGCCTAGGCACCGACCGCTGAGCCGTACACAGTCAGCACCCCTGCCGCAAACACCGCAGGCCCTGCAGCACCTCGTAATGCAACAGCAGCACCAGCACTTCCTTGAGAAACAGAAACACTACCAACTAAATAAGGTAGAGGAAGCTGTGATG ATCCTCTCCAAAGGGGCGGAGCTTCCAAGGCAGCCTCCTACTCACCCAGAGGAGACGGAGGAGGAGCTTACGGAAACAACAGAAATGCAGGACGAGCGAGGGGAGGCGCCTGATCATGTAAGGGAGGGGCTACATAAAGATAGCTCCGGTGAGACCACACCCCCTTCGGAACGTCTGGTCCCGTTGAAGGGAGAAAGCACAGAAAGTGACTTggaggaagatgatgatgaagatgaagcAATTGAACTGAGAGAATGTGATGAAGAGGGCGCCCCCTATGGCCAG TATTTGGACCAGCAGCATGTGCAGCAACTGAATGTGTTCCAGGCCTCCCTGTCCATCACGGGAATGCCCCACAGACCCCTGGGAAGGGCACAGTCGTCCCCCGTCACTTCTAGTCTTAAAGCAGCACCCCTGAACGAGGTGCCCATTAAGCATCTCTTCACAACAG GGCTGGTGTACGACACCTTCATGCTAAAGCACCAGTGCATGTGTGGGAACACAAACATCCATCCCGAACACGCCGGTCGCATTCAGAGTGTTTGGTCAAGGTTGCAGGAAACGGGCCTGCTTGGTCGCTGTGAG AGGATCAGGGGAAGGAAGGCCACACTAGATGAAATCCAAACCGTTCATTCTGAGTACCACACGCTGCTCTACGGCACCAGTCCCCTGAACCGACAGAAACTGGACAGCAAGAAACTTTTAG GCCCGATAAGTCAGAAAATGTACGCTGTCCTaccgtgtggaggcattggg GTGGACAGCGACACAGTGTGGAACGAGATGCACTCGTCGGGTGCCGTCCGCATGGCGGTGGGCTGCGTCATAGAGCTGGCCTTTAAAGTTGCTGCTGGGGAGCTGAAG AACGGTTTTGCGGTGGTCCGTCCTCCTGGTCATCATGCTGAGGAATCCACTGCCAT GGGTTTTTGTTTCTTCAACTCAGTGGCCATCACTGCCAAACTCCTGCAGCAGAAACTAGGGGTGGGCAAGATCCTAATCATAGACTGG GATATTCACCATGGAAACGGGACCCAGCAGGCTTTCTATAATGACCCCAATGTGCTGTACATTTCCCTGCACCGTTATGACGATGGCAACTTTTTCCCAGGCAGTGGCGCTCCTGAGGAG GTGGGTGTGGGCCCAGGAGAGGGCTTTAACGTCAACATTGCCTGGACAGGTGGAGTGGAGCCACCTATGGGTGATGTGGAGTATCTGACTGCCTTCAG AACGGTGGTAATGCCCATAGCCAATGAGTTCTCCCCGGATGTGGTGCTAGTGTCAGCTGGCTTTGATGCTGTGGAGGGCCACCAGTCCCCCCTCGGTGGATACAACGTCACCGCCAAAT GTTTCGGCCATCTCACTAAGCAGTTGATGAAGTTGGCTGGCGGCCGTGTGGTTTTGGCACTGGAAGGAGGTCACGACCTTACCGCCATCTGTGACGCATCCGAATCCTGCGTGGCTGCATTGCTTGGAGACGAG ttGGATCCTCTACCACTGACGGTGCTTCAACAAAAACCTTGTCCAAAAGCCACAGCCTCTCTAGAGAGGGTCATTGAGATTCAGA GTAAACACTGGACGTCTCTGCAGAGGTTGGCTCCTACGGTAGGTCAATCTCTACTGGACGCTCAGAGACGAGAGAAGGACGAGGCAGACACTTTGACCGCCATGGCCTCTCTCACTGTGGACAACGATCAGCAAACAACTTCCACAGAAACCAGCAG ATCAGCAGAGGAGCCGATGGAGGAGGAACCCGTGTTGTAG
- the hdac5 gene encoding histone deacetylase 5 isoform X4: MNSPNTPAVDVKTLLPSGMQSPVGGGGDQGGGSGGPVDLRTDPRLSALSTVDPALREKQLQHELLLLKQQQELQKQLLFAEFQKQHEVLTRQHEVQLQEHLKQQQEILAAKRQQELEQKRKLEQQRHEEMEKQRLEQQLIMLRNKEKGKESAIASTEVKLKLQEFLLSKKEPGPGGLNHSFPQKCWGAHHTSLEQSSPPQSNTPGTPPSYKLPPLLGSYEGKDDFPLRKTASEPNLKVRSRLKQKVAERRSSPLLRRKDGTVISTFKKRAIEISVSSMCSSAPGSGPSSPNSSNCAIAENGSSGSVPNIHAEQLRSLHQSLTGDGTPSPLTLYTSPSLPNISLGLPANAHITAPQKLGAQQEAERQTIQSLRQGGALTGKFISTSSLPACLPTGSPHDPEPPSASNSHSSHSSLLQHVLLLEQARQQSALLAVPMYGQSPLVTGERVSNSMRTVNKLPRHRPLSRTQSAPLPQTPQALQHLVMQQQHQHFLEKQKHYQLNKVEEAVMILSKGAELPRQPPTHPEETEEELTETTEMQDERGEAPDHVREGLHKDSSGETTPPSERLVPLKGESTESDLEEDDDEDEAIELRECDEEGAPYGQYLDQQHVQQLNVFQASLSITGMPHRPLGRAQSSPVTSSLKAAPLNEVPIKHLFTTGLVYDTFMLKHQCMCGNTNIHPEHAGRIQSVWSRLQETGLLGRCERIRGRKATLDEIQTVHSEYHTLLYGTSPLNRQKLDSKKLLGPISQKMYAVLPCGGIGVDSDTVWNEMHSSGAVRMAVGCVIELAFKVAAGELKNGFAVVRPPGHHAEESTAMGFCFFNSVAITAKLLQQKLGVGKILIIDWDIHHGNGTQQAFYNDPNVLYISLHRYDDGNFFPGSGAPEEVGVGPGEGFNVNIAWTGGVEPPMGDVEYLTAFRTVVMPIANEFSPDVVLVSAGFDAVEGHQSPLGGYNVTAKCFGHLTKQLMKLAGGRVVLALEGGHDLTAICDASESCVAALLGDELDPLPLTVLQQKPCPKATASLERVIEIQSKHWTSLQRLAPTVGQSLLDAQRREKDEADTLTAMASLTVDNDQQTTSTETSRSAEEPMEEEPVL, encoded by the exons CCGTGGACGTGAAGACTTTGTTACCATCTGGGATGCAGAGCCCGGTGGGAGGCGGAGGAGATCAGGGCGGAGGTAGCGGAGGCCCGGTGGACCTGCGTACAGACCCGCGTCTGAGCGCGCTGAGCACAGTGGACCCGGCGCTGAGAGAAAAACAGCTTCAGCACGAGCTGCTCTTACTCAAACAACAGCAAGAGCTCCAGAAACAGCTGCTGTTCGCAGAGTTCCAGAAGCAGCATGAAGTTTTGACACGCCAACATGAAGTGCAGCTACAGGAACATCTTAAG CAACAGCAGGAGATCCTTGCCGCAAAGCGTCAGCAGGAGCTGGAGCAGAAGAGAAAGTTGGAACAGCAGCGTCACGAAGAGATGGAGAAGCAGAGATTAGAACAACAGCTGATCATGCTACGGAACAAAGAGAAGGGCAAAGAGa GTGCCATCGCCAGTACTGAGGTCAAACTGAAACTGCAGGAGTTCCTGTTGAGCAAAAAGGAACCCGGCCCCGGTGGTCTCAACCATTCCTTCCCCCAGAAGTGCTG GGGGGCTCACCACACGTCCCTGGAGCAGAGCTCCCCTCCACAGAGCAACACACCGGGCACACCGCCCTCCTACAAACTTCCCCCGCTGTTAGGGTCCTATGAGGGCAAGGATGACTTCCCTCTCCGTAAGACCG CCTCTGAGCCCAATCTGAAGGTACGTTCACGGTTAAAACAGAAGGTGGCTGAGAGGAGGAGCAGCCCACTGCTTAGACGGAAAGATGGTACTGTGATCAGCACCTTCAAGAAAAGGGCAATTGAGATCTCAG TGTCCTCTATGTGCAGCAGTGCCCCTGGCTCGGGTCCCAGTTCTCCGAACAGCTCTAACTGTGCCATTGCCGAGAATGGCTCCAGCGGATCCGTCCCGAACATCCACGCTGAG CAATTGCGTTCTCTGCATCAGTCTTTGACTGGAGATGGGACACCAAGTCCCCTTACCCTTTACACATCTCCATCTCTGCCCAACATCTCTCTGGGACTGCCTGCCAACGCACACATCACA GCCCCCCAGAAACTTGGTGCCCAGCAGGAGGCAGAGCGGCAGACAATCCAGAGTTTGCGTCAAGGTGGGGCACTGACAGGGAAGTTCATCAGCACATCGTCCCTGCCAGCGTGCCTTCCCACCGGGTCACCCCATGACCCCGAGCCCCCTTCCGCCTCTAATAGCCACAGTAGCCATTCCTCGCTGCTCCAGCACGTCCTACTCTTGGAGCAGGCTCGTCAACAGAGTGCACTTCTCGCAG TTCCCATGTATGGACAGTCTCCGCTGGTAACGGGTGAGCGGGTGTCCAACAGCATGCGTACAGTGAATAAGTTGCCTAGGCACCGACCGCTGAGCCGTACACAGTCAGCACCCCTGCCGCAAACACCGCAGGCCCTGCAGCACCTCGTAATGCAACAGCAGCACCAGCACTTCCTTGAGAAACAGAAACACTACCAACTAAATAAGGTAGAGGAAGCTGTGATG ATCCTCTCCAAAGGGGCGGAGCTTCCAAGGCAGCCTCCTACTCACCCAGAGGAGACGGAGGAGGAGCTTACGGAAACAACAGAAATGCAGGACGAGCGAGGGGAGGCGCCTGATCATGTAAGGGAGGGGCTACATAAAGATAGCTCCGGTGAGACCACACCCCCTTCGGAACGTCTGGTCCCGTTGAAGGGAGAAAGCACAGAAAGTGACTTggaggaagatgatgatgaagatgaagcAATTGAACTGAGAGAATGTGATGAAGAGGGCGCCCCCTATGGCCAG TATTTGGACCAGCAGCATGTGCAGCAACTGAATGTGTTCCAGGCCTCCCTGTCCATCACGGGAATGCCCCACAGACCCCTGGGAAGGGCACAGTCGTCCCCCGTCACTTCTAGTCTTAAAGCAGCACCCCTGAACGAGGTGCCCATTAAGCATCTCTTCACAACAG GGCTGGTGTACGACACCTTCATGCTAAAGCACCAGTGCATGTGTGGGAACACAAACATCCATCCCGAACACGCCGGTCGCATTCAGAGTGTTTGGTCAAGGTTGCAGGAAACGGGCCTGCTTGGTCGCTGTGAG AGGATCAGGGGAAGGAAGGCCACACTAGATGAAATCCAAACCGTTCATTCTGAGTACCACACGCTGCTCTACGGCACCAGTCCCCTGAACCGACAGAAACTGGACAGCAAGAAACTTTTAG GCCCGATAAGTCAGAAAATGTACGCTGTCCTaccgtgtggaggcattggg GTGGACAGCGACACAGTGTGGAACGAGATGCACTCGTCGGGTGCCGTCCGCATGGCGGTGGGCTGCGTCATAGAGCTGGCCTTTAAAGTTGCTGCTGGGGAGCTGAAG AACGGTTTTGCGGTGGTCCGTCCTCCTGGTCATCATGCTGAGGAATCCACTGCCAT GGGTTTTTGTTTCTTCAACTCAGTGGCCATCACTGCCAAACTCCTGCAGCAGAAACTAGGGGTGGGCAAGATCCTAATCATAGACTGG GATATTCACCATGGAAACGGGACCCAGCAGGCTTTCTATAATGACCCCAATGTGCTGTACATTTCCCTGCACCGTTATGACGATGGCAACTTTTTCCCAGGCAGTGGCGCTCCTGAGGAG GTGGGTGTGGGCCCAGGAGAGGGCTTTAACGTCAACATTGCCTGGACAGGTGGAGTGGAGCCACCTATGGGTGATGTGGAGTATCTGACTGCCTTCAG AACGGTGGTAATGCCCATAGCCAATGAGTTCTCCCCGGATGTGGTGCTAGTGTCAGCTGGCTTTGATGCTGTGGAGGGCCACCAGTCCCCCCTCGGTGGATACAACGTCACCGCCAAAT GTTTCGGCCATCTCACTAAGCAGTTGATGAAGTTGGCTGGCGGCCGTGTGGTTTTGGCACTGGAAGGAGGTCACGACCTTACCGCCATCTGTGACGCATCCGAATCCTGCGTGGCTGCATTGCTTGGAGACGAG ttGGATCCTCTACCACTGACGGTGCTTCAACAAAAACCTTGTCCAAAAGCCACAGCCTCTCTAGAGAGGGTCATTGAGATTCAGA GTAAACACTGGACGTCTCTGCAGAGGTTGGCTCCTACGGTAGGTCAATCTCTACTGGACGCTCAGAGACGAGAGAAGGACGAGGCAGACACTTTGACCGCCATGGCCTCTCTCACTGTGGACAACGATCAGCAAACAACTTCCACAGAAACCAGCAG ATCAGCAGAGGAGCCGATGGAGGAGGAACCCGTGTTGTAG
- the hdac5 gene encoding histone deacetylase 5 isoform X3 has translation MGSINCSVTNVLQNIFFCVQQNNETHTGLDAVDVKTLLPSGMQSPVGGGGDQGGGSGGPVDLRTDPRLSALSTVDPALREKQLQHELLLLKQQQELQKQLLFAEFQKQHEVLTRQHEVQLQEHLKQQQEILAAKRQQELEQKRKLEQQRHEEMEKQRLEQQLIMLRNKEKGKESAIASTEVKLKLQEFLLSKKEPGPGGLNHSFPQKCWGAHHTSLEQSSPPQSNTPGTPPSYKLPPLLGSYEGKDDFPLRKTASEPNLKVRSRLKQKVAERRSSPLLRRKDGTVISTFKKRAIEISVSSMCSSAPGSGPSSPNSSNCAIAENGSSGSVPNIHAEQLRSLHQSLTGDGTPSPLTLYTSPSLPNISLGLPANAHITAPQKLGAQQEAERQTIQSLRQGGALTGKFISTSSLPACLPTGSPHDPEPPSASNSHSSHSSLLQHVLLLEQARQQSALLAVPMYGQSPLVTGERVSNSMRTVNKLPRHRPLSRTQSAPLPQTPQALQHLVMQQQHQHFLEKQKHYQLNKVEEAVMILSKGAELPRQPPTHPEETEEELTETTEMQDERGEAPDHVREGLHKDSSGETTPPSERLVPLKGESTESDLEEDDDEDEAIELRECDEEGAPYGQYLDQQHVQQLNVFQASLSITGMPHRPLGRAQSSPVTSSLKAAPLNEVPIKHLFTTGLVYDTFMLKHQCMCGNTNIHPEHAGRIQSVWSRLQETGLLGRCERIRGRKATLDEIQTVHSEYHTLLYGTSPLNRQKLDSKKLLGPISQKMYAVLPCGGIGVDSDTVWNEMHSSGAVRMAVGCVIELAFKVAAGELKNGFAVVRPPGHHAEESTAMGFCFFNSVAITAKLLQQKLGVGKILIIDWDIHHGNGTQQAFYNDPNVLYISLHRYDDGNFFPGSGAPEEVGVGPGEGFNVNIAWTGGVEPPMGDVEYLTAFRTVVMPIANEFSPDVVLVSAGFDAVEGHQSPLGGYNVTAKCFGHLTKQLMKLAGGRVVLALEGGHDLTAICDASESCVAALLGDELDPLPLTVLQQKPCPKATASLERVIEIQSKHWTSLQRLAPTVGQSLLDAQRREKDEADTLTAMASLTVDNDQQTTSTETSRSAEEPMEEEPVL, from the exons CCGTGGACGTGAAGACTTTGTTACCATCTGGGATGCAGAGCCCGGTGGGAGGCGGAGGAGATCAGGGCGGAGGTAGCGGAGGCCCGGTGGACCTGCGTACAGACCCGCGTCTGAGCGCGCTGAGCACAGTGGACCCGGCGCTGAGAGAAAAACAGCTTCAGCACGAGCTGCTCTTACTCAAACAACAGCAAGAGCTCCAGAAACAGCTGCTGTTCGCAGAGTTCCAGAAGCAGCATGAAGTTTTGACACGCCAACATGAAGTGCAGCTACAGGAACATCTTAAG CAACAGCAGGAGATCCTTGCCGCAAAGCGTCAGCAGGAGCTGGAGCAGAAGAGAAAGTTGGAACAGCAGCGTCACGAAGAGATGGAGAAGCAGAGATTAGAACAACAGCTGATCATGCTACGGAACAAAGAGAAGGGCAAAGAGa GTGCCATCGCCAGTACTGAGGTCAAACTGAAACTGCAGGAGTTCCTGTTGAGCAAAAAGGAACCCGGCCCCGGTGGTCTCAACCATTCCTTCCCCCAGAAGTGCTG GGGGGCTCACCACACGTCCCTGGAGCAGAGCTCCCCTCCACAGAGCAACACACCGGGCACACCGCCCTCCTACAAACTTCCCCCGCTGTTAGGGTCCTATGAGGGCAAGGATGACTTCCCTCTCCGTAAGACCG CCTCTGAGCCCAATCTGAAGGTACGTTCACGGTTAAAACAGAAGGTGGCTGAGAGGAGGAGCAGCCCACTGCTTAGACGGAAAGATGGTACTGTGATCAGCACCTTCAAGAAAAGGGCAATTGAGATCTCAG TGTCCTCTATGTGCAGCAGTGCCCCTGGCTCGGGTCCCAGTTCTCCGAACAGCTCTAACTGTGCCATTGCCGAGAATGGCTCCAGCGGATCCGTCCCGAACATCCACGCTGAG CAATTGCGTTCTCTGCATCAGTCTTTGACTGGAGATGGGACACCAAGTCCCCTTACCCTTTACACATCTCCATCTCTGCCCAACATCTCTCTGGGACTGCCTGCCAACGCACACATCACA GCCCCCCAGAAACTTGGTGCCCAGCAGGAGGCAGAGCGGCAGACAATCCAGAGTTTGCGTCAAGGTGGGGCACTGACAGGGAAGTTCATCAGCACATCGTCCCTGCCAGCGTGCCTTCCCACCGGGTCACCCCATGACCCCGAGCCCCCTTCCGCCTCTAATAGCCACAGTAGCCATTCCTCGCTGCTCCAGCACGTCCTACTCTTGGAGCAGGCTCGTCAACAGAGTGCACTTCTCGCAG TTCCCATGTATGGACAGTCTCCGCTGGTAACGGGTGAGCGGGTGTCCAACAGCATGCGTACAGTGAATAAGTTGCCTAGGCACCGACCGCTGAGCCGTACACAGTCAGCACCCCTGCCGCAAACACCGCAGGCCCTGCAGCACCTCGTAATGCAACAGCAGCACCAGCACTTCCTTGAGAAACAGAAACACTACCAACTAAATAAGGTAGAGGAAGCTGTGATG ATCCTCTCCAAAGGGGCGGAGCTTCCAAGGCAGCCTCCTACTCACCCAGAGGAGACGGAGGAGGAGCTTACGGAAACAACAGAAATGCAGGACGAGCGAGGGGAGGCGCCTGATCATGTAAGGGAGGGGCTACATAAAGATAGCTCCGGTGAGACCACACCCCCTTCGGAACGTCTGGTCCCGTTGAAGGGAGAAAGCACAGAAAGTGACTTggaggaagatgatgatgaagatgaagcAATTGAACTGAGAGAATGTGATGAAGAGGGCGCCCCCTATGGCCAG TATTTGGACCAGCAGCATGTGCAGCAACTGAATGTGTTCCAGGCCTCCCTGTCCATCACGGGAATGCCCCACAGACCCCTGGGAAGGGCACAGTCGTCCCCCGTCACTTCTAGTCTTAAAGCAGCACCCCTGAACGAGGTGCCCATTAAGCATCTCTTCACAACAG GGCTGGTGTACGACACCTTCATGCTAAAGCACCAGTGCATGTGTGGGAACACAAACATCCATCCCGAACACGCCGGTCGCATTCAGAGTGTTTGGTCAAGGTTGCAGGAAACGGGCCTGCTTGGTCGCTGTGAG AGGATCAGGGGAAGGAAGGCCACACTAGATGAAATCCAAACCGTTCATTCTGAGTACCACACGCTGCTCTACGGCACCAGTCCCCTGAACCGACAGAAACTGGACAGCAAGAAACTTTTAG GCCCGATAAGTCAGAAAATGTACGCTGTCCTaccgtgtggaggcattggg GTGGACAGCGACACAGTGTGGAACGAGATGCACTCGTCGGGTGCCGTCCGCATGGCGGTGGGCTGCGTCATAGAGCTGGCCTTTAAAGTTGCTGCTGGGGAGCTGAAG AACGGTTTTGCGGTGGTCCGTCCTCCTGGTCATCATGCTGAGGAATCCACTGCCAT GGGTTTTTGTTTCTTCAACTCAGTGGCCATCACTGCCAAACTCCTGCAGCAGAAACTAGGGGTGGGCAAGATCCTAATCATAGACTGG GATATTCACCATGGAAACGGGACCCAGCAGGCTTTCTATAATGACCCCAATGTGCTGTACATTTCCCTGCACCGTTATGACGATGGCAACTTTTTCCCAGGCAGTGGCGCTCCTGAGGAG GTGGGTGTGGGCCCAGGAGAGGGCTTTAACGTCAACATTGCCTGGACAGGTGGAGTGGAGCCACCTATGGGTGATGTGGAGTATCTGACTGCCTTCAG AACGGTGGTAATGCCCATAGCCAATGAGTTCTCCCCGGATGTGGTGCTAGTGTCAGCTGGCTTTGATGCTGTGGAGGGCCACCAGTCCCCCCTCGGTGGATACAACGTCACCGCCAAAT GTTTCGGCCATCTCACTAAGCAGTTGATGAAGTTGGCTGGCGGCCGTGTGGTTTTGGCACTGGAAGGAGGTCACGACCTTACCGCCATCTGTGACGCATCCGAATCCTGCGTGGCTGCATTGCTTGGAGACGAG ttGGATCCTCTACCACTGACGGTGCTTCAACAAAAACCTTGTCCAAAAGCCACAGCCTCTCTAGAGAGGGTCATTGAGATTCAGA GTAAACACTGGACGTCTCTGCAGAGGTTGGCTCCTACGGTAGGTCAATCTCTACTGGACGCTCAGAGACGAGAGAAGGACGAGGCAGACACTTTGACCGCCATGGCCTCTCTCACTGTGGACAACGATCAGCAAACAACTTCCACAGAAACCAGCAG ATCAGCAGAGGAGCCGATGGAGGAGGAACCCGTGTTGTAG